One segment of Panicum virgatum strain AP13 chromosome 3K, P.virgatum_v5, whole genome shotgun sequence DNA contains the following:
- the LOC120698689 gene encoding sucrose synthase 7, protein MASKLSFRRTDSIGESLPDALRQSRYQMRRCFQRYVSKGKRLLKNQQLIEELEKSLDDKVEKEKLVEGFLGYVICSTQEAVVLPPYVAFAVRMNPGIWEFVKVHSNDLSVEGITPSEYLKFKETLYDENWAKDDNSLEVDFGALDLSTPHLTLPSSIGNGLQFVSKFMSSKLGGKPEISMKPLLDYLLSLNYRGEKLMVNDTIDTVNKLQTALLLAEVFVSGLPRYTPFPKFEQRFQEWGLEKGWGDTAERCKETLNCLSEVLQAPDPINMEKFFSRVPSIFNIVVFSIHGYFGQEKVLGLPDTGGQVVYILDQVRALEEELLQRIKHQGLSVTPKILVLTRLIPDAKGTKCNVELEPVENTKHSSILRVPFKTEDGKDLRQWVSRFDIYPYLERYAQDSCAKILDILEGKPDLIIGNYTDGNLVASLMSSKLGVTQGTIAHALEKTKYEDSDVKWRDLDQKYHFSCQFTADMIAMNTSDFIITSTYQEIAGSKEKPGQYEHHYAFTMPGLCRYATGINVFDPKFNIAAPGADQSIYFPFTQKQKRLTDLHPQIEELLYSKQDTNEHIGYLADRNKPIIFSMARLDKVKNITGLVEWYGQNKKLRDLVNLVVVAGLLDASQSKDREEIEEINKMHNLIDKYQLKGQIRWIKAQTDRVRNGELYRCIADTKGAFVQPALYEAFGLTVIEAMNCGLATFATNQGGPAEIIVDGVSGFHINPMNGREASNKIADFFQKCKEDPSYWNKVSTAGLQRIYECYTWKIYATKVLNMGSTYGFWKTLNKEERIAKQRYLQMFYNLQFRNLAKTVPRVYEHPPQAPASAGPSTMTVVRPKERKPRTRIQRIMTSLVGPKSSTSD, encoded by the exons ATGGCGTCCAAGCTCAGTTTCAGGAGGACGGACAGCATTGGAGAAAGCCTGCCGGATGCGCTACGGCAAAGCCGGTACCAGATGAGGAGATGCTTCCAGAG GTATGTGTCCAAGGGAAAGAGGCTCTTGAAGAACCAGCAGCTAATAGAAGAGCTGGAGAAATCACTGGATGACAAAGTCGAGAAGGAAAAGCTTGTCGAAGGGTTTCTCGGTTACGTTATTTGTTCGACACAG GAAGCAGTGGTGCTACCACCCTATGTTGCATTTGCTGTCAGGATGAATCCTGGCATCTGGGAGTTTGTCAAAGTTCATTCCAACGATCTGTCCGTCGAAGGAATTACACCGTCTGAATACCTCAAGTTCAAGGAGACATTATATGACGAGAACTG GGCAAAGGATGACAACTCACTGGAAGTCGATTTTGGTGCTCTTGACCTCTCAACGCCGCATCTGACACTGCCATCATCCATTGGAAACGGGCTCCAGTTTGTCTCCAAATTTATGTCTTCAAAGCTAGGCGGGAAGCCTGAAATCAGCATGAAACCGTTGCTGGACTATTTGCTTTCACTAAACTACCGTGGTGAG AAGCTGATGGTTAATGATACAATCGACACGGTGAACAAGCTGCAGACGGCACTGCTACTTGCTGAGGTATTTGTCAGCGGGCTGCCAAGATACACGCCATTCCCCAAGTTTGAACAAAG GTTTCAAGAGTGGGGATTGGAGAAAGGGTGGGGTGACACCGCTGAAAGGTGCAAGGAGACATTGAATTGCCTCTCTGAAGTGCTACAAGCGCCAGACCCTATCAACATGGAGAAGTTTTTCAGCAGAGTTCCATCCATATTCAACATCGTCGTCTTCTCCATCCACGGTTACTTTGGCCAAGAGAAAGTTCTTGGCTTGCCAGATACCGGAGGTCAGGTGGTCTACATCCTGGACCAAGTCAGGGCCCTTGAAGAGGAGTTGCTGCAAAGAATCAAGCATCAGGGTTTGAGTGTAACACCCAAGATTCTTGTG CTAACAAGACTGATACCAGATGCCAAGGGCACAAAATGCAACGTGGAGCTCGAGCCAGTTGAAAACACAAAACATTCCAGCATACTTCGCGTGCCATTCAAGACTGAAGACGGCAAGGATTTGCGCCAGTGGGTGTCCCGGTTTGACATCTACCCTTACCTAGAGAGATATGCCCAG GATTCTTGTGCCAAAATTCTTGACATTTTGGAGGGCAAGCCGGACCTGATCATCGGCAATTACACCGATGGCAACTTGGTGGCGTCCCTTATGTCAAGCAAGCTCGGAGTCACTCAG GGGACTATTGCACACGCTCTGGAGAAGACCAAGTATGAAGATTCAGATGTCAAGTGGAGAGATCTGGACCAGAAGTATCACTTCTCCTGCCAATTCACTGCTGATATGATTGCCATGAACACTAGTGACTTTATCATCACCAGCACGTATCAAGAAATCGCTGGAAG CAAAGAGAAGCCAGGCCAATATGAGCACCACTACGCGTTCACAATGCCGGGGCTTTGCCGTTACGCCACGGGCATCAACGTCTTTGATCCAAAGTTCAACATTGCTGCACCCGGTGCTGACCAGTCCATCTACTTCCCCTTCACTCAGAAGCAGAAGCGGCTGACAGATTTACACCCACAGATTGAGGAGTTGCTCTACAGCAAGCAGGACACCAATGAACATAT AGGATATCTGGCAGACAGAAACAAGCCAATCATCTTCTCAATGGCAAGGCTGGACAAGGTAAAGAACATCACTGGGCTAGTGGAGTGGTATGGCCAGAATAAGAAGCTGAGGGACCTGGTAAACCTTGTTGTCGTCGCTGGCCTGCTGGACGCGTCGCAGTCCAAGGACCGGGAGGAGATAGAAGAGATCAACAAAATGCACAACCTGATCGACAAGTACCAGCTGAAAGGACAGATCCGCTGGATCAAGGCACAGACTGACCGTGTCCGAAACGGTGAGCTGTACCGTTGCATTGCCGATACAAAGGGTGCATTTGTTCAG CCTGCACTTTATGAAGCATTTGGGCTGACAGTGATTGAGGCGATGAACTGCGGCTTGGCAACCTTTGCGACAAATCAGGGAGGACCGGCAGAGATCATCGTGGATGGTGTCTCGGGTTTCCACATAAACCCCATGAACGGGAGGGAGGCAAGCAACAAGATTGCAGATTTCTTCCAAAAGTGCAAGGAAGACCCAAGCTACTGGAACAAGGTGTCCACTGCTGGGCTTCAGCGCATCTACGAATG CTACACATGGAAGATTTATGCAACTAAAGTCCTGAACATGGGTTCAACTTATGGCTTCTGGAAGACTCTGAACAAGGAAGAGAGGATTGCTAAACAGCGTTATCTGCAGATGTTTTACAATCTTCAGTTCAGGAATCTG GCAAAGACAGTACCAAGAGTATATGAGCATCCTCCGCAAGCCCCAGCAAGCGCAGGGCCAAGTACAATGACAGTAGTAAGACCGAAAGAAAG AAAGCCACGGACTAGGATTCAGAG GATCATGACCAGCTTGGTGGGGCCCAAGTCTTCAACTTCTGACTAG